A window of Macaca mulatta isolate MMU2019108-1 chromosome 7, T2T-MMU8v2.0, whole genome shotgun sequence genomic DNA:
CTCTCACTTCCTGATAGATCCAGAATCCAGCAACTTCTCATCACTtccactaccactaccaccaccgCAGTCCAGGTAGGAGCATCTCTACCTGGATTGCTAGTAACCTTCTAACCAGTCTCCCTTGCTTCCATCCTTACCCCCTAGTATCTTTTATCAACACAGGAGCTTATGTGATCCTTTAAAAACAGAAGTCAAATCAGGTTGCTCCTCTACTCAGAACCATCCAGTGGCTTGCTGCCTCTCCCAGGAAAAGCCCAAGTCTTTTCTGGGGACTGTAAGGTGGGATCCTGGTGACTGGGCCCCTGGTTCCACTCTGATCTCATCTTCAACTGCTGAAGCTCCACTTGCCTCCTTGCTCTTCTTCAAACCCACCAGGTACACTCCCATTCTAGAACTTGTACGATTCTGCCTGTAACATAACATTTCTCTCCCCGAATATATCCACATGGTTTATCCTTCATCTTCAGATGTTTGCTTACTGTTACCTTCTTGGAGTGGCCTTCCCTAACCTCCATCTGCATCCTGATGATGCTCCCTGTTCCCTTCCCTGCATTATtacctatttttaatttgttctttgtCTTCCTTCAATAGAATGTAAGCCCCATGAGGGCAGActaatttttcctgttttgtttgcTGATGAATTCCTGGCATCATACTTTTATCACGGTAGCAGAACGTGAAATACTGGTGGACTCAATGAATGATCAGCCAGGCACTCTGTGACAGATGTTGGGGATAGagtggaaaaaaagacaaatgctgccctgccctcaggaagcttatagCTCACTGGAGGAGATGGGCATTAAACCACAGTACATTCAACGAAATTCTGCTGAGTGTTTGCAAGTATGGAAAGGTAGAGTTTGTATAGGATGTGGGCAAGAGTTGTACCTGGTTTTCATGTTTCTGAGCCATGTCTCCACCAAGTCTGTGGTCAGGTAGTCTTCAAGAGCGAGGTGGTGACCCATTTTCTCCATGAGGACCACCAGCATGGTGGCATTTCCTTGGTAGGGCAGTTTGAGGACATGACAATGAAAATTCTTGTCAAAGGTGGAGGCAAACTTGCCTGCACCATACATCATGGACACCTTAATGGTCTTGTACTTGTCTAGGTGGAAAGTGTCGGCTTCGGTGAAGACAGGGTCAAATGGGGTCAGCCATTTCCCTGAACAAGTGAGAGAAGAACTCATTGCAGAAATCCCCTCTTTGAAAAGCATTGTTCTTGCTCAAATAATAAAGAGGGAACCTTCTATCTCACTTCTCATTCCAAGGCGTTCCCTAATTGGGTTTGCTTTTCCACAGCTCAGGCAGGCAAAATAAATTTCCCCAAAATAGCTTTTCCCCGGCCTCTAGCCCAGCTAACAAAATACAGCTCCACTTGCAGGCCCTATTGGGAATCACACACAAAAGCAGGGAAATGTTTCCTAACAATCCCTGGCTTCCCTCATTGTCCTGGACCCGAACAAAATCCACAGTCTTTCCCTCATAGTTGGCTCCAGCTTAGAGAAAAGCCTTTGCCTGGCACCTCTGACTGCCACTTTGTCTCATTCACACCAGGCACAAGCACATGCAGAGTCCAAGGTGGCAGGAGTGACACTTCTCACCCACTGTTTAATGTGGTTCTGAGAGAAGGCCCCACAATGCAGAGGCCACCAGCAGGCAGGTACATGACTCTCCACACAAATGTCTGCCCTGGGGTGTGTGGCCTGGCTGGTTGTAAAGTGGCTTCCCCTGCCGGGGCTTTGCAAGTCTGGTGCCAGCTCTGCGAAAGTGGCATCCAGCCCATATCTAGTACCCCATTAGGGAGGCAGGGCTGGACAGAACCtaggatcaggaggtcaggaggttCTTGTTTGGGTTTTGCCTCTGCCACTTATTGTGTGACCTTGATCAGGCTAACCTCTGAGCTGCTTTGATCTTTAGAAAGGAGACAACAACTCCTGCTCTACCTGCTGATTGACAGTTAGGAAGAACAAGTAAAGCATAGATACTCAGTGTCTGCTATGTGCCAAGTCCATCTGGGCACTTTACATTCATTGTCTCATTTAACCTCTAACTCTATAGTAGGTGGAGTGTCACTATTTTCTATAATAAGAATCTAAGGGCAGAGAGCTggtcaaaaaagtaaaaatgaaggaGCAATGATTCACTTCTAAATCCCCCAGATAATCCCCCCACCTCCCTCTTTTTGGAATGACCCTGTGCTTCTGAACATCAGAGGGGAGCTGTGTAGAGTACTTTGAAAATTATAAGGACTACAAGCACATAGGATGCCAGGGCAGGACCTCAAGTGACTGTTCAATATGTGTATCAACCTGTATTTGAAACCTGAAAACACATTCATAGAAAATCATTTAGCGTTAACCCTATGCTGGCCTAacggaaggaaagggagagacagTTGTAGGACCCTGTGGCCTTGGGAGAGCAGAATATTATCAAAGTACCTTTGAACAAGATGTAATCCACAAGAATTAATTTGGTTTCAGGATAAATCTCATCAAACAGTTTGGGAATTTTCCCCTGAGTCTCTTTGTTAATGTAATGATTCATGAGCCTTTTGGCCTGTGAGGCATTGTGAAAATTCATAAGCACACACTCTGTATCAAAATACCTCTTGGATAAATTGAGGAAGAGCTCTTTGACATAAAAATCCTTGTGGATGAAGGCAAAACTCCCCTGTGTGAGGCCCAGTTCCAAGTTGTGGGAGAGGGTCTCTCTGAGTCCCTTAAAGAGGGAGGGCAGGAGCCCGGGCTTGGTGGTGTTCAGGGACTGCAAGTGGAGCCCTGTCTTGATCTGGGCTTCGGTCGGCCCTGTGGCCCCCAGCATCAAGCCTGCCATGGCCAAGGACACACCAAATGGAGAGAAGACCATGTTGCCATCGTGCCTCATGGAGATCTTTCGCAGCAGGCTGAATCCGAAGTTTGAAGTCTCCTTGGCAAGCTGCTGCCCACTAGCTATCAGCCAGGCTTTCTCCTCCTCACCGGCCTTCTCGCTggcctcctcctcatcctcctcttcctccctgggaGCCTGCACTACCCCGCCGGTCTGGTTCTGAAGGGCCGGGGCCTCTGGCGACTGAGGACTGGGGGCCAAGCTGGGTACCAACCACACCTGTGCCAGGAGGACGGAGAGCAGGAGGCTTGGCACCACCTTCATGTGGTCGGCTGCAGAGGCCAAGGAGTGCCTCCCCTCAGCTGCAAGACTTCCTGTGGAGAGAAGAGGACAGAGATGGTTTTAATGCCTCCTAAAGTGTCTTAGTGGATAGTAAAAGCTTCTTCAGGGACCCTGCCTCCTTCCTGTGGCTAAGTAGGTTAGCCCTGTCCCAGGGAGACCTGAAGCAAGTGTGGGTGACATTTGCTCACCCAATGAGGGGACATTATTTCACAGAGCAAAACCTCCTCTAGTTCCCATTCCCTGCCCAGCTGTCAGGCAGCTCTCGGTCCTGACCCCTTTTTTATTCATCCCATCTCCTTCCTGAGGGCTAGGGCAAGAGACCTCGCTCTGGGAGCAGGAGGCAGCACAGAAGGTGGGGGTCTGAGCAGGTGGAATCAGGGGTCCTCACACACCTTTCCCTGATCTGCTTCGTTCATTGCCCTGACCCTCCGGCCATCAGGCTGCCCATCCAGATGGGTGGCCGGCCTTGCCCTGTGCCCTGTTTGGCTGGGGATTGGAGTGCCTGCATGCCTGTTAGGCAAGGAAGGGGGAAAGTATTGGAGCTTTCCTGGATTTTTGATCAAAATTCTCTTCGCACTGCACCTCTGCCACACAGTTCCTTGGacgtcttccttccttcctatagCTGCGGCTCCCAGGTAGCAGGAGGCCCCGCAATTCATACAACCCACTGCTGGGCTCCCTCCACTGTGGCCTCATAGAGCCCTCCCAGCCACCTGGGCTGCCTGCCGGCTCTCACTGCCCCCGGCTGCACAGCGTGGGAGCCACACTTCCTCACCGTTCGCTGTCCCCTTCTCTGTTGCCTTTTAGGCTCCCTCCACATCCTTGGACACAGAGCCTGGCTCCCGAACACTTGTATGATTTCCATCCAAATACATGGcttggggctgggctgggccacCTAGCTGTGTCCCAACTCAGTTCTGGTGCTGAGCCACACTGCAGGCCTGATCCCAGAGGCTGACTGAGCAGGACCCCCAGGACACCTGCCCTCCCTCATCCTCTCTCTGGGCCCACTGCCCTGGGAGGGTCTGCATGGGGTCGGCCACCCAGCCCAGTGAGCGCAGGGTGGATGCTGCGGGCCTCATGAGAGTTCCCATCCGCAGAGACCCTTATTCTTGACCAAGGTCACCTGCAGCAAAATGTGACAGGCAGGGAACTCCCAGGCGTCTTCTCCCTGATGCAGGGACTGAGTCCTTATCTATGCGTGGGACAAAACCGCCTCCAGCGCCGGGGCCCAGCATGTTGCTCCTTGTTTAGGCTGAATGGCACCCGAGAATTCAGGGCCGCACTCTGCAGTCTGAACGGCACTCCCCTCTGCCTTAAAGAAGCAGTGAAATACTTCCACTGTGTTTCCCAAAGGACACTGTTGAGGAAACTCTTTTTGACTCTAAATGGCAAGCCTGTGTTCAATAGGTCACTCAAGTATTGTAAATGTTGGGGAAATAGCTCTTTCAGTGTAAACGCAGCCCAGTTTCATGCTTTTATTGTTATGGATTGAATGTGTTCCCCCAGAATTCATaagttgaagccctaacccccattGTGATTGCAGTAGAGTTGAGgcccttgggaggtgattaggtttggatgaggtcatgagggcaaGGCTCCTGTGATAGCAGTAGTGCTGTTATAAGAAGAGAGACCAGACTTCCCCTCCGCACCTCCTTGCCATGGGAGGACACggtgagaagatggccatctgcaagccaagaagacgGCCCTCCAGAATCCGGCCACACTGGCCCCCTGACTCggactttcagcctccaaaactgtgaaaaatcAATGGCTGTTggagccacccagtctgtggtgttttgttagAGGAGCCTGAACTAAGA
This region includes:
- the SERPINA10 gene encoding protein Z-dependent protease inhibitor, yielding MKVVPSLLLSVLLAQVWLVPSLAPSPQSPEAPALQNQTGGVVQAPREEEEDEEEASEKAGEEEKAWLIASGQQLAKETSNFGFSLLRKISMRHDGNMVFSPFGVSLAMAGLMLGATGPTEAQIKTGLHLQSLNTTKPGLLPSLFKGLRETLSHNLELGLTQGSFAFIHKDFYVKELFLNLSKRYFDTECVLMNFHNASQAKRLMNHYINKETQGKIPKLFDEIYPETKLILVDYILFKGKWLTPFDPVFTEADTFHLDKYKTIKVSMMYGAGKFASTFDKNFHCHVLKLPYQGNATMLVVLMEKMGHHLALEDYLTTDLVETWLRNMKTRNMEVFFPKFKLDQKYEMHELLKQMGIRRIFSPWADLSELSATGRNLQVSRVLQRTVIEVDERGTEAVAGTLSEIIAYSMPPVIKVNRPFHFMIYEETSGMLLFLGRVVNPTLL